In the Jatrophihabitans endophyticus genome, one interval contains:
- a CDS encoding Jag family protein codes for MTGADGTGREDGAESLLVQEGDIAADYLERLLDIIDFDGDIDLDVENDRAAVAIVGGNLQALVGARGETLDALQELTRLAVQQQTGVRSRLMLDVSGHRAARREELQRLATETAQRVSDTGEPSRLSPMNPFERKVVHDAVASISGVVSESEGDEPNRRVVVLVER; via the coding sequence GTGACCGGTGCCGACGGGACCGGCCGCGAGGACGGGGCCGAGAGCCTGCTCGTGCAGGAGGGCGACATCGCCGCGGACTACCTCGAGCGGCTGCTCGACATCATCGACTTCGACGGCGACATCGACCTCGACGTCGAGAACGACCGGGCCGCGGTCGCGATCGTCGGCGGCAACCTGCAGGCGCTGGTCGGCGCGCGTGGCGAGACGCTGGACGCGCTGCAGGAGCTGACTCGGCTCGCGGTGCAGCAGCAGACCGGGGTCCGCAGCCGGCTGATGCTCGACGTCAGCGGGCACCGCGCCGCGCGCCGGGAAGAGCTGCAGCGGTTGGCGACCGAGACCGCCCAGCGGGTGTCGGACACCGGCGAGCCGAGCCGGTTGTCGCCGATGAACCCGTTCGAGCGCAAGGTGGTCCATGACGCGGTGGCGTCGATCTCGGGCGTGGTGAGCGAGTCCGAGGGCGACGAGCCCAACCGGCGCGTGGTCGTACTCGTCGAGCGGTGA